A window from Flavobacterium sp. 83 encodes these proteins:
- the rpsA gene encoding 30S ribosomal protein S1: MSEQVKSQEEFLANFNWHNFEEGIDAVDEKNLLEFEELVSKTFIATDQEEVVDGVVVRITDRDVIVDINAKSEGVISLNEFRYNPALKVGDTVEVLIDIREDKTGQLVLSHRKARTIKSWDRVISANETGEIVNGFVKCRTKGGMIVDVFGIEAFLPGSQIDVKPIRDYDVYVNKMMEFKVVKINHEFKNVVVSHKALIEADIEIQKKEIIGQLQKGQVLEGVVKNITSYGVFIDLGGVDGLIHITDLSWSRINHPSEVLELDQKLNVVILDFDDEKTRIQLGLKQLNAHPWDALDAKLAIGDKVKGKVVVIADYGAFIEVAEGVEGLIHVSEMSWSTHLRSAQDFVKVGDVVEAVILTLDRDDRKMSLGIKQLSQDPWTDITAKYPVGSKHTGIVRNFTNFGIFVELEEGIDGLIYISDLSWTKKIKHPSEFVNVGEKLDVVVLELDVDGRKLSLGHKQTTANPWDQYEDSFAVGTIHNGEISEIVDKGATVEFGDDIVAFIPTRHLEKEDGKKLKKGESADFKVIEFNKEFKRVVASHTAIFREEEEKNVKTATENTSSSSNSSTNAPAATLGDNNDVLAALKAKMEKSEKK; this comes from the coding sequence ATGTCTGAACAAGTAAAATCACAAGAAGAGTTTTTAGCAAATTTTAACTGGCACAATTTCGAAGAAGGTATTGATGCTGTTGATGAGAAAAACTTATTAGAATTCGAAGAACTAGTTTCAAAAACATTTATCGCTACTGATCAAGAAGAAGTGGTTGATGGTGTAGTTGTTAGAATTACAGATAGAGACGTTATCGTTGATATCAACGCAAAATCGGAAGGTGTTATTTCATTGAACGAATTCCGTTACAACCCAGCCTTAAAAGTAGGTGATACTGTTGAAGTATTAATTGACATCCGTGAGGACAAAACTGGTCAATTAGTATTATCTCACAGAAAAGCACGTACTATCAAATCATGGGATAGAGTTATTTCGGCTAACGAAACAGGAGAAATCGTTAATGGTTTTGTAAAATGCAGAACTAAAGGTGGTATGATCGTTGACGTTTTCGGAATTGAAGCTTTCTTACCAGGATCTCAAATTGATGTTAAACCAATTAGAGACTACGATGTATATGTAAACAAAATGATGGAATTCAAAGTGGTAAAAATTAACCACGAATTCAAAAATGTTGTTGTTTCTCATAAAGCGCTTATTGAAGCGGATATCGAAATCCAGAAAAAAGAAATCATCGGTCAATTACAAAAAGGACAAGTATTAGAAGGTGTTGTTAAAAACATTACTTCTTATGGTGTCTTTATTGACTTAGGTGGAGTTGATGGATTAATTCACATTACTGACCTTTCTTGGAGTCGTATTAACCACCCAAGTGAAGTTCTTGAATTAGACCAAAAATTAAATGTTGTAATCCTTGATTTCGATGATGAGAAAACAAGAATTCAATTAGGATTGAAACAATTAAACGCTCACCCTTGGGATGCTCTAGATGCTAAATTAGCAATTGGAGACAAAGTAAAAGGTAAAGTAGTTGTAATCGCTGATTACGGTGCTTTCATCGAAGTTGCTGAAGGTGTTGAAGGTTTAATCCACGTTTCTGAAATGTCTTGGTCTACTCATTTACGTTCTGCTCAAGATTTCGTAAAAGTAGGTGATGTTGTTGAAGCTGTTATCTTAACATTAGATAGAGATGACCGTAAAATGTCATTAGGTATCAAACAATTGTCTCAAGATCCTTGGACTGATATCACTGCTAAATACCCAGTAGGTTCTAAACATACAGGTATCGTTAGAAACTTTACAAACTTTGGAATTTTCGTAGAATTAGAAGAAGGAATTGATGGATTAATTTACATCTCTGACTTATCTTGGACTAAGAAAATCAAGCATCCATCTGAATTTGTAAACGTTGGTGAAAAACTTGATGTAGTAGTATTAGAATTAGATGTTGACGGACGTAAATTATCTTTAGGTCACAAACAAACTACTGCTAATCCTTGGGATCAGTATGAAGATTCTTTCGCTGTAGGAACTATCCACAACGGTGAAATTTCTGAAATTGTTGACAAAGGAGCTACTGTAGAATTCGGAGATGATATCGTTGCTTTCATTCCTACTCGTCACCTTGAAAAAGAAGACGGTAAGAAATTGAAAAAAGGTGAATCAGCTGATTTCAAAGTAATTGAATTCAACAAAGAATTCAAAAGAGTAGTTGCATCTCACACTGCTATCTTCCGTGAAGAAGAAGAGAAAAATGTGAAAACAGCGACTGAAAATACTTCTAGTTCATCTAACTCTTCTACAAATGCACCAGCTGCAACTTTAGGAGACAACAATGATGTATTAGCAGCATTGAAAGCTAAAATGGAAAAGTCAGAGAAAAAATAA
- a CDS encoding cation diffusion facilitator family transporter, whose translation MDQNSKEATKVVNGSHHIIQSLIVNVVIVISKGFAAFMTGSGAMLAETIHSSADCANQLLLLLGVKQARRPADTQHPFGYGKSVYFWSFMVAMLLFSIGGMFSIYEGIHKYNNPEPVHEIAWGIGVLLFSIALEGYATFSNILELNKRKGGSSFFSYLRTTKDSDLIVIFGENSAAVLGLILAIIALLISYYTGDSRYDAIGSLAIGVVLILVAVFLAVEVKSLLIGESADIIILETIEAIIEKEPNITQVINCRTIQQGPGEVLVCVKIKCSPDLTTQSISQLINNFEKELRSLRPEVKWLYVEPDFQEWKNSL comes from the coding sequence ATGGATCAAAATTCTAAAGAGGCTACTAAGGTTGTTAATGGTTCACATCATATTATTCAAAGTCTAATAGTGAATGTTGTGATTGTAATTTCAAAAGGATTTGCAGCTTTTATGACTGGTTCCGGAGCAATGCTGGCAGAAACTATCCATTCATCTGCTGATTGTGCTAATCAATTACTATTATTATTAGGTGTAAAACAAGCCAGACGACCAGCAGATACTCAACATCCTTTTGGATATGGAAAATCAGTTTATTTCTGGTCATTTATGGTAGCCATGCTCCTATTTTCTATTGGAGGAATGTTTTCTATTTACGAGGGAATTCACAAATACAATAACCCCGAACCTGTTCACGAAATCGCATGGGGAATTGGAGTTTTGTTATTTTCAATAGCTTTAGAAGGTTACGCAACTTTTTCCAATATTTTGGAACTAAATAAAAGAAAAGGAGGCAGTAGTTTTTTTAGTTATTTACGCACCACAAAGGACAGTGATTTGATTGTCATATTTGGCGAGAATTCTGCAGCCGTCTTAGGTTTAATTTTAGCAATAATTGCCTTGCTAATTTCTTATTATACTGGAGATAGTCGTTATGATGCCATAGGTTCACTTGCGATTGGTGTAGTACTGATTTTGGTAGCCGTTTTTCTTGCCGTTGAAGTAAAATCGCTATTAATTGGTGAAAGCGCAGATATAATCATTCTAGAAACTATTGAAGCAATAATAGAAAAAGAGCCAAATATTACTCAGGTTATAAATTGCAGAACCATTCAACAAGGTCCAGGAGAAGTTTTAGTTTGTGTAAAAATAAAATGTAGTCCAGATCTAACTACACAATCCATAAGCCAATTGATTAATAATTTTGAAAAAGAACTTAGAAGCTTAAGACCCGAAGTAAAGTGGCTTTATGTAGAACCTGATTTTCAGGAATGGAAGAATAGTTTATAA
- a CDS encoding fasciclin domain-containing protein produces the protein MKTRKFLSIAFFTLVFGATSFAQKTVMVGGAAMYPTKNIVENAVNSKDHTTLVAAVKAAGLVETLQSKGPFTVFAPTNAAFDKLPKGTVETLLKPENLKMLQTILTYHVVTGKMNASDIAKAIKMGKGKATLKTVSGGTLTAWMKGKELYITDENNNSAKVTIADVNQSNGVIHVIDAVVLPKQ, from the coding sequence ATGAAAACTAGAAAATTTTTATCGATTGCATTTTTTACATTAGTATTTGGAGCTACTTCTTTCGCTCAAAAAACTGTTATGGTTGGTGGAGCTGCAATGTATCCAACTAAAAATATTGTTGAAAATGCAGTAAATTCTAAAGATCATACTACACTAGTTGCAGCAGTTAAAGCTGCAGGTTTAGTCGAAACTTTACAAAGCAAAGGCCCATTCACCGTTTTTGCCCCAACAAATGCCGCGTTTGATAAATTACCAAAAGGTACAGTTGAAACATTATTGAAACCTGAAAATTTAAAAATGTTGCAAACAATTCTTACCTACCACGTAGTAACAGGAAAAATGAATGCCTCAGACATTGCTAAAGCAATTAAAATGGGAAAAGGAAAAGCAACTTTGAAAACTGTTAGCGGTGGAACTTTGACTGCTTGGATGAAAGGAAAAGAATTATACATTACTGATGAAAATAATAATTCTGCTAAAGTTACAATTGCCGATGTGAACCAATCTAATGGTGTGATTCATGTAATTGATGCAGTTGTATTGCCAAAACAATAA
- the pheT gene encoding phenylalanine--tRNA ligase subunit beta has translation MKISYNWLKQFIKIDWKSEETAALLTDLGLEVEIVEKYQSVKGGLEGIVVGHVLTCIQHPDADRLKITTVDLGNGIPVQIVCGASNVAAGQKVPVATIGTVLYDKDGIAFSIKKGKIRGQESHGMICAEDELGLGESHDGIMILDESLAPGTPAAKVFKIENDEVFEIGLTPNRADAMSHLGTARDLRAGMLQSGVNVELITPSVSNFRVDKRTLKIDIDVKEPKLAPRYCGVTISGIEVKPSPAWLQNRLKAIGINPKNNIVDVTNYVLHELGQPLHAFDASKINGKIIVKTLTAGTKFITLDDVERTLHEEDLMICDEKGPLCIAGVFGGKKSGVSENTNSIFLESAYFNPVSIRKTAKRHQLNTDASFRFERGIDPTITEYALKRAALLIQEVAGGEITSDLINVYPKKIEDFTVFLNFSKVAKIIGQELPKDTIKKILVSLDIKVNSVSDAGLGLTIPAYRVDVQREIDVIEEILRVYGYNNINFSKKLNATVSNSPRNEDYKIQNTIATQLNSQGFNEMMANSLTTASYVELSDVLDSAHNVTMLNPLSNDLATMRQSLLFSGLEAISYNINRKNADLKLFEFGKSYHNFPSGYEEHKHLTLFLSGNRNKENWTSGQKPSDFFLFKGYINGILSRLGIEKTQNLPVTSDVFSEGIAIGFGQDIIVELGVVKKSILKHFGIKQEVFFADFNWALILKLISTKIKYTEIPKYPEVRRDLALLIDQNITYDSIYNIARQTEKSLLKDINLFDVYEGQNLPEGKKSYALSFTIQDNSKTLTDAQIDKIMSKLQNNFETELGASLR, from the coding sequence ATGAAAATATCTTACAACTGGTTAAAACAATTCATTAAAATAGACTGGAAATCCGAAGAAACAGCAGCTTTGCTAACAGATTTAGGTCTGGAAGTCGAAATTGTTGAAAAATACCAATCGGTAAAAGGCGGATTAGAAGGTATCGTTGTTGGACATGTACTTACTTGCATACAACATCCGGATGCTGACAGATTAAAAATAACCACTGTCGATTTAGGCAATGGTATTCCTGTACAAATTGTATGTGGAGCCAGCAACGTCGCAGCGGGACAAAAAGTTCCAGTTGCTACAATTGGTACTGTATTATACGATAAAGACGGAATCGCTTTTTCTATAAAAAAAGGAAAAATACGCGGACAGGAAAGTCACGGTATGATATGCGCCGAAGATGAGTTAGGTCTTGGTGAAAGCCATGACGGAATTATGATATTAGACGAATCATTAGCACCTGGAACTCCTGCTGCTAAAGTTTTCAAAATTGAAAATGACGAAGTTTTCGAAATTGGACTAACACCCAATCGTGCCGATGCAATGAGCCATTTAGGAACAGCACGTGATTTAAGAGCCGGAATGCTACAAAGTGGTGTAAACGTTGAGTTAATTACACCTTCAGTGAGTAATTTCAGAGTGGACAAAAGAACTTTGAAAATTGATATTGATGTAAAAGAACCTAAACTTGCTCCTAGATATTGTGGAGTAACTATTTCTGGAATTGAAGTAAAACCATCTCCAGCTTGGTTGCAAAACAGATTGAAAGCGATTGGAATAAATCCAAAAAATAATATTGTCGATGTAACTAATTATGTTTTACATGAATTAGGTCAACCGCTTCATGCTTTTGATGCTTCAAAAATAAATGGAAAAATAATTGTAAAAACGCTGACTGCAGGAACAAAATTCATAACTCTTGACGATGTTGAAAGAACATTACACGAGGAAGATTTAATGATTTGTGATGAAAAAGGACCATTGTGTATTGCAGGGGTTTTTGGTGGAAAAAAATCTGGAGTATCAGAAAATACAAATTCAATTTTCTTAGAAAGTGCTTATTTTAATCCTGTAAGTATTCGTAAAACTGCCAAAAGACATCAATTAAACACCGATGCTTCTTTTAGATTTGAAAGAGGAATCGATCCTACTATTACTGAATATGCATTAAAGCGTGCGGCTTTATTGATTCAAGAAGTAGCAGGTGGAGAAATAACTTCGGATCTTATTAATGTCTACCCAAAGAAAATAGAAGATTTCACTGTGTTTTTAAACTTCAGTAAAGTAGCTAAAATTATTGGCCAAGAATTACCAAAAGATACTATTAAGAAAATATTAGTTTCATTAGATATAAAAGTAAATAGCGTTTCTGATGCCGGATTAGGATTAACAATTCCTGCTTATCGAGTTGACGTACAAAGAGAAATTGATGTTATTGAGGAAATTTTGAGAGTTTATGGATACAACAACATTAATTTTTCAAAAAAACTAAATGCAACTGTTTCGAATTCCCCAAGAAACGAGGATTATAAAATACAAAATACAATTGCTACACAATTAAATTCTCAAGGATTTAATGAAATGATGGCTAATTCATTGACTACTGCATCGTATGTTGAGCTTTCTGATGTACTAGATTCAGCTCATAATGTAACAATGCTTAATCCTTTGAGCAATGATTTAGCAACAATGCGTCAGTCTTTATTATTCTCAGGACTAGAAGCCATATCCTATAATATTAATCGTAAAAATGCTGATTTAAAATTATTTGAATTTGGAAAATCATACCATAATTTTCCTTCAGGTTATGAAGAACACAAACACTTAACTTTATTTCTTTCTGGAAACAGAAACAAAGAAAATTGGACTAGTGGTCAAAAACCATCGGATTTCTTTTTATTCAAAGGATATATAAACGGTATACTTTCTAGATTAGGCATTGAAAAAACACAAAATTTACCAGTAACTTCTGATGTATTTTCTGAAGGAATTGCAATTGGATTTGGTCAGGACATAATAGTAGAACTAGGAGTTGTTAAAAAATCAATCTTAAAACATTTTGGAATAAAACAAGAAGTATTTTTTGCTGATTTCAACTGGGCTTTAATTTTGAAATTAATTTCAACCAAAATAAAATATACTGAAATTCCTAAATACCCTGAAGTTCGCAGAGATTTAGCTTTACTAATTGACCAAAACATAACTTATGACAGTATTTACAATATTGCACGTCAAACGGAGAAATCACTATTGAAAGACATCAACCTATTTGATGTTTATGAAGGTCAAAATCTTCCCGAAGGTAAAAAATCATACGCCTTAAGCTTTACTATTCAAGATAATTCAAAAACGTTAACTGATGCTCAAATTGATAAAATCATGAGTAAATTGCAAAATAATTTTGAAACAGAGCTTGGAGCGAGCCTAAGATAA
- a CDS encoding aldehyde dehydrogenase family protein yields the protein MDNIVKRPEFKATYDNYIGGKFVAPIGGQYFDVVSPIDGKVFTRAAHSTKVDIDLAVDHAHEAFQTWGKTSVTERSNLLNKIAQVIEDNLEYIATVETIDNGKAIRETLAADIPLAIDHFRYFAGVIRAEESSIAELDSQTVSIALSEPLGVIAQIIPWNFPILMAVWKLAPALAAGNTVVLKPAESTPISILVLMELIGDILPPGVVNIVNGFGAELGRTLVTNKKVSKAAFTGSTPTGRLVMQYATENIIPVTLELGGKSPNIFMKSVGDADDDFFDKAIEGAVMFALNQGEICTCPSRLLVHEDIYEKFIARVIERTAAIKLGNPLDRTTMMGAQTSLVQKEKILSYIKLGKEEGAELLIGGEENHLEGNLSGGYYIKPTLFKGHNKMRIFQEEIFGPVLAVTTFKTTEEAIAIANDSMYGLGAGVWTRDAHEIYQVPRAIQSGRVWINQYHSYPAGAPFGGYKQSGIGRENHKMMLGHYRQTKNMLISYDKKKLGFF from the coding sequence ATGGATAATATAGTAAAAAGACCTGAATTTAAGGCAACGTATGATAATTATATAGGAGGTAAATTTGTTGCGCCTATAGGAGGACAATATTTTGACGTAGTTTCTCCAATTGATGGAAAAGTATTTACAAGAGCTGCACATTCGACTAAAGTTGACATTGATTTGGCTGTTGACCATGCTCATGAAGCTTTTCAAACTTGGGGAAAAACATCCGTTACTGAACGTAGTAATTTATTGAATAAAATAGCGCAAGTTATTGAAGATAATCTTGAATATATTGCTACCGTTGAAACTATAGATAATGGTAAAGCAATCCGAGAAACTTTAGCTGCTGATATTCCATTAGCAATAGACCATTTCAGATATTTTGCTGGTGTAATTCGTGCAGAGGAAAGTTCAATTGCTGAGCTGGATTCTCAGACGGTATCTATCGCTTTGAGTGAACCTTTGGGTGTAATTGCACAAATTATTCCTTGGAATTTCCCTATTTTAATGGCGGTTTGGAAACTGGCTCCGGCATTGGCAGCAGGAAATACTGTAGTTTTGAAACCTGCTGAAAGTACGCCAATTTCAATTTTAGTTTTGATGGAATTGATAGGTGATATTCTTCCTCCAGGCGTTGTAAATATTGTAAATGGTTTTGGAGCTGAGCTTGGAAGAACTTTAGTGACGAATAAAAAAGTATCAAAAGCTGCATTTACTGGTTCTACACCAACTGGCCGTTTAGTGATGCAATATGCTACCGAAAATATTATTCCAGTTACGTTAGAGTTAGGCGGGAAATCCCCTAATATTTTTATGAAATCTGTAGGAGATGCTGATGATGATTTCTTTGATAAAGCGATTGAAGGCGCCGTAATGTTCGCTTTAAATCAAGGGGAAATTTGTACATGCCCCTCTCGCTTACTGGTTCATGAAGATATTTATGAAAAATTTATTGCCCGAGTTATTGAAAGAACTGCAGCAATAAAATTAGGAAACCCATTGGATAGAACTACTATGATGGGGGCGCAGACTTCATTAGTTCAAAAAGAAAAGATTCTAAGCTATATTAAATTAGGAAAAGAAGAAGGTGCGGAGCTGTTAATTGGTGGGGAAGAAAACCATTTAGAGGGTAACCTTTCAGGAGGTTATTATATTAAACCAACTCTTTTCAAAGGGCATAATAAAATGCGTATCTTTCAAGAAGAAATATTCGGGCCAGTTTTAGCGGTTACCACTTTTAAAACAACTGAAGAAGCTATTGCAATTGCAAACGATTCTATGTATGGTTTAGGAGCTGGAGTTTGGACGCGTGATGCGCACGAAATTTATCAGGTTCCGAGAGCTATTCAATCCGGACGTGTTTGGATAAATCAATATCATTCATATCCTGCTGGCGCTCCTTTTGGAGGATACAAACAATCCGGAATTGGTCGTGAAAATCATAAAATGATGCTTGGACATTACCGTCAGACAAAAAATATGTTGATTTCTTATGATAAAAAGAAATTAGGTTTCTTTTAG
- a CDS encoding DUF779 domain-containing protein — protein MTKRLEATEKAIELIKILQEKHGDLMFYQAGGCCEGTQPQCFEKGGFYQRMGDVCIGTIENTEFWVDKDLFEYWKHAHFTLDVIDAFGVGGFSLETPLKKTFRIEYRIFTPEEEQTLETLKYIE, from the coding sequence ATGACAAAAAGACTCGAAGCTACAGAAAAAGCAATAGAATTAATTAAAATATTGCAGGAAAAACATGGCGATTTGATGTTTTATCAAGCAGGAGGTTGTTGTGAAGGAACACAGCCACAATGTTTTGAAAAAGGAGGTTTCTACCAGCGAATGGGAGATGTTTGTATTGGTACAATCGAAAATACTGAATTTTGGGTAGATAAGGACTTATTCGAATATTGGAAACATGCACATTTTACTTTGGATGTAATTGATGCTTTTGGAGTGGGTGGATTTTCACTTGAAACCCCATTAAAAAAAACATTCCGAATTGAATATCGCATTTTTACGCCAGAAGAGGAGCAAACACTCGAGACTTTAAAATACATTGAATAA
- a CDS encoding AraC family transcriptional regulator codes for MNNNRALINPPHLSNEKSLKTLVENRTVYSLNHCELNLFETYESSTLVPLKFNDLVVTSMLRGKKIMHLFDDPSFEYLPGETVVIPSNVEMKIDFPEATKSNPTQCLALAIDQTKITDTLQFLNERYPKEGNTQFWQLNYQNYFFYNNVELATTINKLIKECMSTSITKDALADLTLQELLIRIIQTQTAKAIDDGLFTDPKNPITQVVEFIRLNLKENISMKNLSEKACMSTTSFYRLFKRELGMSPIEFVISEKIRCAKQLLKNPTIQINEVCYLSGFEDSNYFIRLFKKYEGITPKQYQLLYVN; via the coding sequence ATGAATAACAATCGTGCTTTAATAAATCCGCCTCATTTATCAAATGAGAAATCATTGAAAACATTAGTTGAAAACAGAACTGTTTATTCTTTAAACCATTGTGAGCTAAATCTTTTTGAAACCTATGAATCTTCTACGTTAGTTCCTTTGAAGTTTAATGATTTAGTGGTAACAAGCATGTTACGAGGCAAAAAAATAATGCATCTTTTTGATGATCCCAGTTTTGAATATTTACCAGGAGAAACGGTCGTTATTCCTTCGAATGTAGAAATGAAAATTGATTTTCCAGAAGCTACAAAAAGTAATCCTACACAGTGTTTGGCTTTGGCGATAGACCAAACTAAAATTACTGATACATTACAATTCTTAAACGAACGCTATCCAAAAGAAGGCAATACACAATTCTGGCAATTGAATTATCAAAATTATTTTTTTTATAACAATGTAGAATTAGCGACAACAATTAATAAATTAATAAAAGAATGCATGAGCACTTCAATTACCAAAGATGCTTTAGCTGATTTGACTTTGCAGGAATTATTAATTCGTATTATTCAAACGCAAACTGCAAAAGCAATTGATGATGGTCTTTTTACAGATCCAAAAAATCCTATCACTCAAGTGGTCGAATTCATCCGATTGAATTTAAAAGAAAATATCAGCATGAAAAATTTGAGCGAAAAAGCATGTATGAGTACCACTTCTTTCTATAGACTTTTTAAAAGAGAATTAGGCATGAGTCCGATAGAATTTGTAATTAGCGAAAAAATAAGATGTGCTAAACAATTATTGAAAAATCCAACCATACAAATTAATGAAGTGTGCTATTTATCTGGTTTTGAAGATTCCAATTATTTTATTCGTTTGTTTAAAAAGTACGAAGGAATTACTCCAAAACAGTATCAGTTATTGTATGTAAATTAA
- a CDS encoding bestrophin family protein: MISYNTKDWFTFIFRFHKADTFRTLFPVMLAIGVYSGIIGYLEVEYWQLADNSYIKNITIMHGMLGFVISLLLVFRTNTAYDRWWEGRKMWGALVNNSRNFAIKLSVILQDEKDRNYFRKMIPSYASILHKHLNDADTSKQLFDGVDLEIDHHKHKPNQVAKMLFQKINDLYTSKKITGDQLIILNAEVLSFTEICGACERIKNTPIPYSYSAFIKKFIFFYVMTLPFGYSFSLGYYVAPVVVFIFYVLASLELIAEEIEDPFGTDENDLPTHKIAENIKKHVEELI, from the coding sequence ATGATTTCATACAATACTAAGGATTGGTTTACATTTATTTTTCGTTTTCATAAGGCAGATACCTTTAGAACTTTGTTTCCGGTAATGCTTGCTATAGGCGTTTACTCAGGAATTATTGGTTATCTGGAAGTTGAATATTGGCAATTAGCTGACAATAGCTACATTAAGAATATTACTATCATGCACGGAATGTTGGGTTTTGTGATTTCGTTATTATTAGTTTTTAGAACTAATACTGCTTATGACCGTTGGTGGGAAGGCCGCAAAATGTGGGGAGCTTTAGTCAATAACAGTCGTAATTTTGCCATCAAATTATCGGTAATCTTACAGGATGAAAAAGATCGCAATTATTTTAGAAAAATGATTCCCAGTTATGCTTCCATTTTGCACAAACATTTGAATGATGCAGATACCAGTAAGCAATTATTTGATGGTGTAGATTTAGAAATTGACCATCATAAACACAAACCCAATCAGGTAGCAAAAATGCTATTTCAAAAAATCAATGATTTATATACTTCAAAGAAAATAACCGGTGACCAATTGATCATTTTAAATGCTGAAGTACTATCCTTTACTGAAATTTGTGGCGCTTGCGAAAGAATCAAAAACACGCCTATACCCTACTCTTACAGTGCTTTTATTAAAAAATTCATCTTCTTTTATGTAATGACTTTACCTTTTGGCTATTCATTCAGCCTTGGTTATTATGTGGCACCAGTTGTTGTTTTTATCTTTTATGTTTTGGCTAGTTTAGAATTAATTGCCGAGGAAATCGAAGATCCTTTTGGGACTGATGAAAATGATTTACCCACTCATAAAATTGCCGAAAACATAAAGAAACATGTGGAAGAATTAATTTAA
- a CDS encoding TolC family protein: MNTKILFQSIILILFCVIKTNAQEVLTIEDAVKIALENNYEIKIASNNLLIDKTNVSSGNAGMLPKATATITDNNGIQNISQTRSDGTVNKLDNAKNNSLTYGVGLDWTVFDGFKMFAKMDQLKQLQKLGEAQLKLTIITKISDVHATYFDLVQQQQQLSALDSTIVISNQRLTLAQNRFTIGKASKLEVLNAQVDLNTDKVTLLRQKELLANTKIQLNHILARDAKIDFKVVDLIVVDNTLVLAELNALAEKQNPQLETQIINKNVVELQLKQIKAGRYPTVKLNTGYNFSESQSSLGFTTQSSSRGLNYGFSASLNLFDGFAQNRNEKISQIQIDNSKIAIDQQNQILNSQLATSYQTYLTNLELITLEEKNEAIAKQNLNITLDKFRIGTITTLEFRTAQLNYVNAKVRYNDAQFQAKLSEIALKELAGTIVF; encoded by the coding sequence ATGAACACTAAAATTCTATTTCAAAGTATCATTTTAATACTTTTTTGTGTTATAAAAACTAATGCTCAAGAAGTATTAACGATTGAAGATGCTGTAAAAATTGCATTGGAAAACAATTATGAAATCAAAATTGCATCAAACAATTTATTGATTGACAAAACCAACGTAAGTTCTGGAAATGCAGGAATGTTGCCAAAAGCGACAGCTACAATTACTGATAATAATGGTATTCAAAACATTTCACAAACACGTTCAGACGGGACCGTGAATAAACTTGATAATGCTAAAAACAATAGTTTGACTTATGGGGTGGGATTAGATTGGACTGTTTTTGACGGATTCAAAATGTTTGCAAAAATGGACCAATTGAAACAGTTACAGAAATTGGGTGAAGCACAATTAAAACTAACCATAATTACAAAAATAAGCGATGTTCATGCTACTTATTTTGATTTGGTTCAACAACAACAGCAATTATCTGCTTTAGATTCTACAATAGTTATTTCAAACCAGCGATTGACTTTGGCTCAGAACCGATTCACAATTGGGAAAGCATCAAAATTGGAAGTTTTAAATGCGCAAGTCGATTTAAATACTGATAAAGTGACCTTACTGAGGCAAAAGGAATTATTGGCTAATACTAAAATTCAATTGAATCATATACTTGCACGAGATGCTAAAATTGATTTCAAAGTGGTGGATTTAATTGTAGTAGATAATACACTAGTATTAGCTGAATTAAATGCTTTAGCTGAAAAGCAAAATCCACAATTAGAAACACAAATTATCAATAAGAATGTTGTTGAATTACAATTGAAGCAAATAAAAGCAGGACGCTATCCAACAGTGAAACTAAATACCGGATATAATTTTTCTGAAAGTCAATCCAGTCTTGGTTTTACCACACAATCTTCATCAAGGGGACTCAATTATGGTTTTAGCGCTTCCTTGAATTTATTTGATGGATTTGCACAAAACCGAAACGAGAAAATTAGCCAGATTCAAATTGACAATTCTAAAATAGCGATCGATCAACAAAATCAGATTCTAAATTCACAGTTGGCAACTTCCTATCAAACCTATTTGACAAATTTAGAACTGATAACTTTAGAAGAAAAAAATGAAGCTATTGCCAAACAAAATCTGAATATTACATTGGATAAATTTAGAATAGGAACCATAACTACTTTAGAATTTAGAACCGCGCAATTGAATTATGTCAATGCAAAAGTGCGTTACAACGATGCGCAATTTCAAGCAAAATTATCTGAAATTGCTTTGAAAGAATTAGCTGGAACTATTGTTTTTTAA